GCCAGCCCGATGCCGCCGGTGAAGCCGACGACGAGAATCCGCGCGCCCCAGTTGATGCAGCGCATCGAGTTTTCGAACACCTCTCCGCCGACAGGATCGAACACCACGTCGGCGCCGCGGCCGTCGGTGAGGCGCTTGACCGCATCGCGGAACGGCTCACGCGCGTAGAGCACGAGATGATCCGCGCCGCGTTCCCTGGCGATCGCAAGCTTCTCCTCGGATGAGGCCGCCGCGATCACCGTGGCGCCGAGCAGCTTGCCGATCTCGACCGCGGCCAGCCCGACACCGCCGCCGGCGCCGTGCACCAGCAGCACCTCGCCCGGCCTGATCTGCCCGCGGTCGATCAGCGCGTGATAGGCCGTACCGTGCGCGGCCAGGAAAGTCGCGCCCTCGGCATAGTCGAAGGTCGACGGCACCGGCACGAGCTGCGCCGGCACAGCAACCGTCTCGTCGCAATAGGCGCCGAAGCGCATCTTGACGATCACCTTGTCGCCGACTGCGACACCGGCAGCTTCATTGACCTCGACGACATCGCCGGCTGCTTCCGAGCCCGGCGTGAACGGCAGCGGCGGCTTGAGCTGATACTCGCCGGCAGCCATCAGGATGTCGGGGAAATTGATCCCGGCGGCACGGATCGCCACGCGCGCCTCGCCCGGCTTCAGCGGCACCGACGCAAAGCTCTCCAATTGCAGGCGCTCGGGCGGGCCGAGCTCGCGGCAGACAACGGCTTTCGGCATCAGGCGGCTCGCGCCTTGAGACGCGCCAGGGCCTCGCGGATCAGCGGCAGGCGGTCATTGCCGAAATAAATGTCGGTTTTGTCGAGATAGATCGTGGGTGAGCCGAATGCGCCGCGCGCCACGGCCTCTTCGGTGTTGGCCTTGAGCTGGTCCTTGATGGCTTGATCGCCGATGCCGGCAAAAAACTTTGCGGGATCGATCCCG
The window above is part of the Bradyrhizobium sp. PSBB068 genome. Proteins encoded here:
- a CDS encoding NADPH:quinone oxidoreductase family protein, producing MPKAVVCRELGPPERLQLESFASVPLKPGEARVAIRAAGINFPDILMAAGEYQLKPPLPFTPGSEAAGDVVEVNEAAGVAVGDKVIVKMRFGAYCDETVAVPAQLVPVPSTFDYAEGATFLAAHGTAYHALIDRGQIRPGEVLLVHGAGGGVGLAAVEIGKLLGATVIAAASSEEKLAIARERGADHLVLYAREPFRDAVKRLTDGRGADVVFDPVGGEVFENSMRCINWGARILVVGFTGGIGLARTNLLMIKGASVLGVRAGEAVRKDPALGEVRFKALSEWAEAGRVRPNISHRLPLEDYAKAMRLLIERKAIGRVALMMQ